A portion of the Cryptomeria japonica chromosome 5, Sugi_1.0, whole genome shotgun sequence genome contains these proteins:
- the LOC131060950 gene encoding uncharacterized protein LOC131060950: MEKISLMIDNKSWNNSVSFFRERGFFVKCFGDWLAVGKMKSWCTKTWKCNIELKTLPNGFFLVITEDNKDKHEILNNGPVFMGGRGLYIRDWEPNFNPVLAPIEMVHVWLRLYNLPREYWNEDFFQALGNKMGFFIRADEAIETKDFSMYARICIGWKPHYPLPEQVEIITNAGQWLQKIEMEESNETCQLCKKEGHSEETCLIGPKGKAVETTIEDEVNFFASKVNISKGMRPLEDEIQANQNPILQGEVSKAPIITALEEEENVPEDDILNKHREAAGWVEEAITRVEKVVDILDEVNAKTASPTEAGTNVELNQPSEKEMGSRLDYEEVKDNRELEGAEEDDDWGWMDEEDIVEIQTIEQSKLTCTKIRIGEKRLRGRKSNQFKIAMAGSAKGQSKLTVGKGVTLPEGQ; the protein is encoded by the coding sequence atggagaaaatatctttgatgatagataatAAAAGCTGGAACAACTCGGTTTCCTTTTTCCGGGAGAGGGGTTTTTTTGTCAAATGCTTTGGGGATTGGCTGGCGGTGGGAAAGATGAAGAGTTGGTGCACTAAGACTTGGAAATGCAATATCGAGCTTAAAACCCTTCCAAATGGTTTTTTCTTGGTAATAACAGAGGATAATAAGGATAAGCATGAAATATTGAATAATGGACCTGTTTTCATGGGTGGAAGGGGTTTGTACATTAGGGATTGGGAGCCAAATTTCAACCCAGTGCTAGCCCCGATAGAAATGGTACATGTCTGGCTCAGATTATATAATCTACCCAGAGAATACTGGAATGAGGATTTTTTTCAAGCATTGGGTAATAAAATGGGGTTCTTCATCCGAGCGGATGAGGCCATTGAGACCAAAGACTTTAGCATGTACGCACGAATATGTATTGGATGGAAACCCCACTACCCACTTCCTGAACAAGTGGAGATCATTACAAACGCAGGACAGTGGCTTCAAAAAATAGAGATGGAGGAGTCTAACGAAACCTGTCAACTTTGTAAAAAAGAAGGACATTCAGAGGAGACATGCCTTATAGGCCCAAAAGGGAAAGCGGTGGAGACAACGATAGAAGATGAGGTGAACTTTTTTGCAAGTAAGGTCAACATAAGCAAGGGAATGAGACCCTTGGAGGACGAGATCCAAGCCAATCAAAACCCTATATTGCAGGGGGAGGTTTCGAAGGCCCCCATCATCACCGCCCTGGAAGAAGAAGAGAATGTTCCCGAAGATGATATACTCAACAAGCATAGGGAGGCGGCAGGATGGGTGGAAGAGGCCATTACAAGAGTTGAGAAAGTAGTGGATATTCTGGATGAGGTTAATGCCAAAACCGCCTCTCCTACAGAAGCAGGTACCAATGTGGAGCTGAATCAGCCTTCGGAGAAGGAAATGGGCTCAAGGTTGGATTATGAGGAAGTCAAAGATAATAGAGAGCTGGAAGGAGCTGAGGAGGATGACGATTGGGGCTGGATGGACGAGGAGGACATTGTGGAAATACAAACCATAGAGCAATCGAAACTGACTTGTACTAAGATACGAATAGGAGAAAAGAGATTGAGGGGCAGAAAGTCAAACCAATTCAAAATTGCGATGGCTGGTAGTGCGAAAGGCCAAAGTAAATTGACAGTAGGGAAGGGAGTCACCCTTCCTGAAGGACAATGA